From a region of the bacterium genome:
- a CDS encoding arginine--tRNA ligase, whose amino-acid sequence MLTKIQQHLKELTGNDWPLEKTADAKFGDYSSNVAFRLAKERKMPPMAVAESLAKEIAEKDKGKFFTQVVAAAPGFINFTLAPDVLREELLAVLKQKAKYGAVALRQAPSSAKASAGRQGLKINVEFVSANPTGPLTMANGRGGFLGDVLANVLECAGHKVTREYYVNDAGNQVRLLGESIQAAEGKLPEKEEYYKGEYIKELKGKTGKQAVALLLKSIKASLKKAGIIYDVFFSEEENLRAGGELEKMLAFLEQKGLVERKEGAVWFGDKVLIKSDNTPTYFLPDLAYHYDKLFKRKFDVAIDIWGADHHGYAEQIKKGVAALGVAPERLKIIITQLVRLVSGGKEVRMSKRKGEFVTMDELLEEVGADAARFFFLMNSAGSHMDFDLDLAKERSVKNPVYYVQYAYVRAGSVLEKAKKQRNKEANITGLKEESELKLLKTMAEFPDVIAQTAADYEVHRLTRYATDLARAFHDFYEKERVIDSSGAVVTERLQLVEAARMVLENVLRVLGVSAPEKM is encoded by the coding sequence ATGCTTACCAAAATTCAACAGCATCTCAAGGAATTAACTGGGAACGACTGGCCGTTGGAGAAAACCGCGGATGCGAAGTTCGGCGATTATTCGTCAAACGTTGCGTTTCGATTGGCAAAAGAGCGAAAAATGCCGCCGATGGCGGTTGCGGAAAGTTTAGCAAAAGAAATAGCGGAGAAAGATAAAGGAAAGTTTTTCACGCAGGTGGTTGCTGCCGCGCCGGGATTTATCAATTTTACACTTGCGCCGGATGTGCTTCGCGAGGAACTTCTGGCGGTGTTAAAACAAAAAGCAAAATATGGAGCGGTAGCCCTTCGACAGGCTCCCTCCTCCGCCAAGGCTTCGGCGGGCAGGCAGGGACTAAAAATAAACGTTGAGTTTGTTTCGGCAAATCCGACGGGCCCTTTGACGATGGCGAACGGACGCGGAGGATTTTTGGGTGACGTGCTTGCTAATGTTTTAGAGTGCGCGGGACACAAGGTAACACGCGAGTATTACGTGAACGATGCCGGTAACCAAGTGCGGCTGTTGGGCGAAAGCATCCAAGCCGCCGAAGGGAAGTTGCCGGAAAAAGAGGAATATTATAAAGGAGAATACATCAAAGAATTGAAAGGCAAAACCGGCAAACAAGCGGTTGCGTTGTTGTTGAAATCTATCAAGGCGTCATTAAAAAAAGCGGGAATTATATATGACGTGTTCTTTTCGGAGGAAGAAAATTTGCGCGCCGGCGGCGAATTGGAAAAAATGCTTGCGTTCTTAGAACAGAAAGGACTCGTGGAGCGGAAAGAGGGCGCGGTCTGGTTTGGCGATAAAGTTTTGATTAAGTCAGATAATACCCCCACATATTTTCTTCCTGATCTCGCGTATCACTACGATAAGCTTTTTAAGCGTAAATTTGACGTTGCGATTGATATTTGGGGCGCGGATCACCACGGCTACGCCGAGCAAATAAAAAAAGGTGTCGCAGCGCTTGGTGTTGCGCCGGAGCGACTGAAGATTATTATCACGCAGCTGGTGCGGCTTGTTTCCGGCGGTAAAGAGGTGCGCATGTCCAAACGCAAGGGCGAGTTTGTGACGATGGATGAGCTGTTGGAGGAAGTGGGGGCAGATGCCGCGCGGTTTTTCTTTTTGATGAACTCCGCCGGCAGTCACATGGACTTTGATCTTGACCTTGCGAAAGAGCGCTCGGTGAAAAATCCGGTATATTATGTGCAGTACGCGTACGTTCGGGCGGGGAGCGTTTTGGAGAAAGCAAAGAAGCAAAGAAACAAAGAAGCAAACATAACGGGGCTCAAGGAAGAAAGCGAGCTGAAACTCCTTAAAACAATGGCGGAGTTTCCGGATGTCATTGCGCAAACCGCGGCGGATTACGAAGTACATCGACTGACACGGTACGCGACGGATCTTGCACGCGCATTCCACGACTTTTATGAGAAAGAACGCGTGATTGACTCCAGTGGCGCGGTGGTTACTGAACGATTGCAATTGGTTGAGGCGGCGCGCATGGTGTTGGAAAATGTCTTGCGCGTGCTTGGCGTGAGCGCGCCGGAGAAGATGTAG